In Streptomyces ambofaciens ATCC 23877, a single genomic region encodes these proteins:
- a CDS encoding MerR family transcriptional regulator has translation MRISGDGTAGGGPGHSLGESGPYPPPSSRLRASGGYPQQGGAADPAPQRPAAVPSSGGATSMASEQIGYRGPTACAAAGITYRQLDYWARTGLVEPSVRPAHGSGTQRLYSFRDVVVLKIVKRFLDTGVSLQNIRTAVQHLRERGFQDLERMTLMSDGATVHECTSPDEVHALLQGGQGIFGIAVGVVWRDVESALSQLHGERVDTGETLVGHNPADELARRRNRAV, from the coding sequence GTGAGAATCAGCGGCGACGGTACGGCTGGGGGTGGCCCCGGGCACAGCCTCGGGGAGAGTGGACCGTACCCTCCCCCGAGCTCTCGGCTCCGCGCGAGCGGGGGGTATCCCCAGCAGGGTGGCGCGGCCGACCCGGCTCCGCAGCGGCCGGCTGCCGTGCCGAGCAGCGGAGGGGCGACGTCCATGGCGTCCGAGCAGATCGGCTACCGCGGGCCCACGGCCTGCGCGGCCGCCGGAATCACCTACCGGCAGCTCGACTACTGGGCCCGCACGGGTCTCGTCGAGCCCAGCGTGCGGCCCGCGCACGGTTCGGGGACACAGCGTCTGTACAGCTTCCGCGACGTCGTCGTGCTGAAGATCGTCAAGCGCTTCCTCGACACCGGGGTGTCACTGCAGAACATCCGCACCGCGGTCCAGCACCTCAGGGAGCGCGGCTTCCAGGACCTGGAGCGGATGACGCTGATGAGTGACGGCGCCACGGTCCACGAGTGCACGTCGCCCGACGAGGTGCACGCCCTGCTCCAGGGCGGCCAGGGCATCTTCGGCATCGCCGTGGGCGTGGTGTGGCGGGACGTCGAGAGCGCGCTGTCGCAGCTGCACGGGGAGCGCGTCGACACGGGGGAGACCCTGGTCGGGCACAATCCGGCGGACGAGCTGGCGCGGCGTCGCAACCGGGCGGTCTGA
- a CDS encoding PRC-barrel domain-containing protein, which yields MRTDIDPRNLIGRKAFDRNGTRIGTVDEVYLDDATGAPEWAAIRTGLFSRDAFVPLEPSELVEGALRVPFERTLIKEAPDFGVGRHLSPEQELQLYHHYGLDVAAPAPLPDRDFGKLAGQGKEES from the coding sequence GTGCGTACTGACATCGACCCCCGGAACCTGATCGGCCGCAAGGCGTTCGACCGCAACGGCACCCGGATCGGCACCGTCGACGAGGTCTACCTCGACGACGCGACCGGCGCCCCGGAGTGGGCGGCCATACGCACCGGCCTGTTCAGCAGGGACGCCTTCGTGCCCCTGGAGCCGAGCGAACTGGTCGAGGGCGCGCTGCGGGTGCCCTTCGAACGGACGCTGATCAAGGAGGCTCCCGACTTCGGTGTCGGCCGCCACCTCTCGCCGGAGCAGGAACTGCAGCTCTACCACCACTACGGACTCGACGTGGCCGCGCCCGCCCCGCTCCCCGACCGCGACTTCGGCAAGCTGGCCGGTCAGGGCAAGGAAGAGAGCTGA
- a CDS encoding ABC transporter permease: MRKRTTRPAPAESVGRDGAASGTVAGGPGRPRRHGRTRTVPVPLLLPALVGLAFLLLPLVALLVRAPWRSLPDQLTSPEVWQALRLSLLCATSATALSLVVGVPLAWVLARTEFPGRGLVRALVTLPLVLPPVVGGVALLLAFGRNGVIGQWLDVWFGITLPFTTTGVVLAETFVALPFLVISVEGTLRAADPRYEEAAATLGASRFTAFRRVTLPLIAPGIAAGAVLAWARALGEFGATITFAGNFPGRTQTMPLAVYLALQNDPAAAIALSLVLLAVSVAVLAGLRDRWMRTA; encoded by the coding sequence GTGAGGAAGCGCACGACCCGGCCCGCCCCGGCCGAGTCCGTCGGGCGCGACGGCGCGGCCTCCGGCACCGTCGCGGGCGGCCCCGGACGCCCCCGTCGGCACGGACGGACCCGCACGGTACCGGTCCCCCTGCTGCTGCCCGCCCTCGTCGGCCTGGCGTTCCTGCTGCTGCCCCTGGTCGCCCTGCTGGTGCGGGCGCCGTGGCGCAGCCTGCCCGACCAGCTGACCAGCCCCGAGGTGTGGCAGGCCCTGCGGCTGTCCCTGCTGTGCGCCACGTCGGCGACCGCGCTGAGCCTGGTCGTCGGCGTGCCGCTGGCCTGGGTGCTGGCCCGCACCGAGTTCCCCGGGCGCGGCCTCGTCCGCGCGCTGGTGACGCTGCCCCTCGTGCTGCCCCCGGTGGTGGGCGGCGTGGCGCTCCTGCTGGCCTTCGGGCGCAACGGCGTGATCGGGCAGTGGCTGGACGTGTGGTTCGGCATCACCCTGCCGTTCACGACGACGGGCGTCGTCCTCGCGGAGACCTTCGTGGCCCTGCCGTTCCTGGTCATCAGCGTCGAGGGGACCCTGCGCGCCGCCGACCCCCGCTACGAGGAGGCCGCCGCGACGCTCGGCGCCTCCCGTTTCACCGCGTTCCGCCGGGTCACGCTGCCGCTGATCGCGCCGGGCATCGCGGCGGGCGCCGTCCTGGCGTGGGCGCGGGCGCTGGGCGAGTTCGGAGCGACGATCACGTTCGCCGGCAACTTCCCGGGCCGGACCCAGACCATGCCGCTGGCGGTCTACCTCGCGCTGCAGAACGACCCGGCGGCGGCCATCGCCCTCAGTCTGGTGCTCCTGGCCGTCTCCGTCGCCGTACTCGCCGGTCTCCGGGACCGCTGGATGAGGACGGCATGA
- a CDS encoding TOBE domain-containing protein: protein MSLSIRNQLAGTVTAVTPGEAMATVRVRLSGGQDLTAAITRDAADELSLAAGTAVRALVKSTEIALATGRVDGLSIRNRLPGTVTAVTAGEAMASVRVAVEGAELTAAITREAADDLSLSVGAPVVALVKSTEVSLATT, encoded by the coding sequence ATGAGCCTGAGCATCCGCAACCAACTCGCCGGCACCGTCACGGCCGTCACCCCGGGCGAGGCCATGGCGACGGTCAGGGTCCGCCTCTCCGGCGGCCAGGACCTCACCGCGGCGATCACCCGCGACGCCGCCGACGAGCTCTCCCTCGCCGCCGGCACCGCCGTCCGCGCCCTGGTGAAGTCCACGGAGATCGCCCTGGCCACCGGCCGCGTCGACGGCCTGTCCATCCGCAACCGGCTGCCCGGGACGGTCACCGCCGTCACCGCCGGCGAGGCGATGGCCTCGGTCCGGGTCGCCGTCGAGGGCGCCGAACTGACCGCCGCGATCACCAGGGAGGCCGCCGACGACCTGTCGCTGTCCGTCGGCGCTCCCGTCGTCGCGCTGGTCAAGTCGACCGAGGTGTCGCTGGCCACCACCTGA
- a CDS encoding MerR family transcriptional regulator, with protein MLHTPSGGAGHGAAAADSGLMSIGTVLNALRDEFPDITISKIRFLESEGLVEPRRTPAGYRKFSAHDVERLGQVLRMQRDHYLPLKVIREHLDAMERGEAVPLPSLGRQRDAEARPEQADGPTAARIGRDELLVAAGIGEQELKEWESYGLVAPLADGAYDAEAATVASLVVELGRFGIEPRHLRVMKAAADREAGLVDQVVAPLRRHRNPQTRAHAEARTKELAGLAVKLHAALVQTALGVRLP; from the coding sequence ATGCTTCATACACCGAGCGGCGGTGCCGGGCACGGCGCCGCCGCCGCGGACAGTGGGCTGATGAGCATCGGCACGGTGCTGAACGCGCTGCGTGACGAGTTTCCCGACATCACCATCTCCAAGATCCGGTTCCTGGAGTCCGAAGGGCTCGTCGAGCCGCGGCGGACGCCGGCCGGGTACCGCAAGTTCAGCGCGCACGACGTCGAGCGCCTGGGGCAGGTGCTGCGCATGCAGCGCGACCACTACCTGCCGCTGAAGGTGATCCGCGAGCATCTGGACGCCATGGAGCGGGGCGAGGCCGTGCCCCTGCCGTCACTGGGCAGGCAGCGGGACGCAGAGGCCCGACCGGAGCAGGCCGACGGACCCACGGCCGCCAGGATCGGCCGGGACGAGCTGCTCGTCGCGGCCGGAATCGGCGAGCAGGAGCTGAAGGAGTGGGAGTCGTACGGACTCGTCGCTCCCCTGGCCGACGGGGCCTACGACGCCGAGGCGGCCACCGTGGCGTCGCTAGTGGTCGAACTGGGAAGGTTCGGGATCGAGCCGCGCCACCTGCGCGTCATGAAGGCCGCCGCCGACCGCGAGGCGGGCCTCGTCGACCAGGTGGTCGCGCCGCTGAGGCGTCACCGCAACCCCCAGACCAGGGCACACGCGGAAGCCCGCACCAAGGAGCTGGCGGGACTGGCGGTGAAGCTGCACGCGGCGCTGGTGCAGACCGCCCTCGGCGTGCGGCTGCCCTGA
- the gcvP gene encoding aminomethyl-transferring glycine dehydrogenase, with the protein MTAPRISLSELEQAVPFEQRHIGPDDEARAKMLAQVGYGSLDELTAAAVPDVIKNADALDLPGARSEAEVLAELRSLADRNQVLDSMIGLGYYGTFTPPVILRNVMENPAWYTAYTPYQPEISQGRLEALLNFQTMVAELTGLPTSGASLLDEGTAAAEAMALSRRMGKNKKGLFLVDADALPQTVAVIRTRAEPTGVEVVVADLSEGIPAEVAEREINGVLIQYPGASGAVRDIKPVIDRAHELGALVTVAADLLALTLLTSPGELGADIAVGTTQRFGVPMGFGGPHAGYMAVREKFARSLPGRLVGVSVDADGNRAYRLALQTREQHIRREKATSNICTAQVLLAVMAGMYAVYHGPEGLRAIARRTHRYASLIAAGLAAGGVEIVHGAYFDTVTARVPGRAADIVHAARENGINLRLVDADHVSFACDETTTRAQVGGVWNAFGVEGDIEALDAETAETLPEALLRTDDFLTHPVFHQHRSETAMLRYLRRLADRDYALDRGMIPLGSCTMKLNATTEMEPVTWSEFGGLHPFAPAEQAQGYLTLIRELEERLAEVTGYDKVSLQPNAGSQGEFAGLLAVRGYHRANGDDQRTVCLIPSSAHGTNAASAVMAGMKVVVVKTAGDGEIDVEDLRAKIEQHRDELAVLMITYPSTHGVFEEHVADICARVHDAGGQVYVDGANLNALVGLAKPGHFGGDVSHLNLHKTFCIPHGGGGPGVGPVAVRSHLAPYLPNHPLQPAAGPQTGVGPISAAPWGSAGILPISWSYVRLMGGEGLKRATQVAVLSANYIAKRLEPHFPVLYTGPGGLVAHECIIDLRPLTKATGVSVDDVAKRLIDYGFHAPTMSFPVAGTLMIEPTESEDLAELDRFCEAMIAIRGEIEKVGSGAWSADDNPLRGAPHTAGALGGDWDHGYSREEAVFPAGVSAADKYWPPVRRIDQAFGDRNLVCSCPPLDAYED; encoded by the coding sequence ATGACCGCCCCTCGCATTTCGCTCTCCGAGCTCGAACAGGCAGTGCCGTTCGAGCAGCGCCACATCGGCCCCGACGACGAGGCCCGGGCCAAGATGCTCGCGCAGGTCGGCTACGGTTCGCTCGACGAGCTGACGGCCGCCGCGGTGCCGGATGTGATCAAGAACGCCGACGCGCTGGACCTGCCCGGCGCGCGCTCCGAGGCCGAGGTGCTGGCCGAACTGCGTTCGCTCGCCGACCGCAACCAGGTCCTCGACTCCATGATCGGACTCGGCTACTACGGCACCTTCACGCCCCCGGTCATCCTGCGCAACGTCATGGAGAACCCGGCCTGGTACACCGCGTACACCCCGTACCAGCCGGAGATCAGCCAGGGCCGCCTGGAGGCGCTGCTCAACTTCCAGACGATGGTCGCCGAGCTGACCGGCCTGCCCACCTCCGGCGCCTCGCTGCTGGACGAGGGCACCGCCGCCGCCGAGGCGATGGCGCTGTCCCGGCGCATGGGCAAGAACAAGAAGGGCCTGTTCCTCGTCGACGCCGACGCGCTGCCGCAGACCGTCGCCGTGATACGGACCCGCGCCGAACCGACCGGTGTCGAGGTCGTCGTCGCCGACCTGAGCGAGGGCATCCCGGCCGAGGTCGCCGAGCGGGAGATCAACGGCGTCCTCATCCAGTACCCGGGCGCCTCCGGAGCCGTCCGCGACATCAAGCCGGTCATCGACCGGGCGCACGAACTCGGCGCGCTCGTCACCGTCGCCGCCGACCTGCTCGCCCTCACCCTGCTGACGTCGCCCGGTGAGCTGGGCGCGGACATCGCCGTCGGCACCACCCAGCGCTTCGGCGTGCCGATGGGCTTCGGCGGTCCGCACGCCGGTTACATGGCGGTGCGCGAGAAGTTCGCGCGCAGCCTGCCCGGCCGCCTGGTCGGTGTCTCGGTGGACGCCGACGGCAACAGGGCCTACCGCCTCGCCCTGCAGACCCGCGAGCAGCACATCCGCCGCGAGAAGGCCACCAGCAACATCTGCACCGCCCAGGTGCTGCTCGCCGTCATGGCCGGCATGTACGCCGTGTACCACGGGCCCGAGGGACTGCGGGCCATCGCGCGGCGCACCCACCGGTACGCCTCGCTCATCGCGGCGGGGCTCGCGGCCGGCGGCGTCGAGATCGTCCACGGCGCCTACTTCGACACGGTCACCGCGCGGGTGCCCGGCCGGGCCGCCGACATCGTCCACGCCGCCCGCGAGAACGGCATCAACCTGCGCCTCGTCGACGCGGACCACGTCTCCTTCGCCTGCGACGAGACCACCACGCGTGCCCAGGTCGGCGGCGTGTGGAACGCCTTCGGCGTCGAGGGCGACATCGAGGCGCTGGACGCGGAGACCGCGGAGACGCTGCCCGAGGCGCTGCTGCGCACGGACGACTTCCTCACCCACCCCGTCTTCCACCAGCACCGCTCCGAGACGGCGATGCTGCGCTACCTGCGCCGCCTGGCCGACCGGGACTACGCGCTGGACCGCGGCATGATCCCGCTGGGCTCCTGCACCATGAAGCTCAACGCCACCACCGAGATGGAGCCGGTCACCTGGTCGGAGTTCGGCGGGCTGCACCCCTTCGCGCCCGCCGAGCAGGCGCAGGGCTACCTGACCCTCATCCGTGAGCTGGAGGAGCGGCTCGCCGAGGTCACCGGGTACGACAAGGTGTCCCTCCAGCCGAACGCGGGCTCCCAGGGCGAGTTCGCCGGTCTGCTCGCCGTACGCGGTTACCACCGGGCCAACGGTGACGACCAGCGCACCGTCTGCCTGATCCCGTCCTCCGCGCACGGCACCAACGCCGCGAGCGCGGTGATGGCCGGCATGAAGGTCGTCGTCGTGAAGACCGCCGGGGACGGCGAGATCGACGTCGAGGACCTGCGCGCCAAGATCGAGCAGCACCGCGACGAGCTGGCGGTGCTGATGATCACCTACCCCTCCACGCACGGTGTGTTCGAGGAGCACGTCGCCGACATCTGCGCCCGGGTGCACGACGCCGGCGGCCAGGTCTACGTGGACGGCGCCAACCTCAACGCCCTGGTCGGCCTCGCCAAGCCGGGCCACTTCGGCGGCGACGTCTCGCACCTGAACCTGCACAAGACCTTCTGCATCCCGCACGGCGGCGGCGGTCCCGGCGTCGGCCCGGTCGCCGTACGCTCGCACCTGGCGCCCTACCTGCCCAACCACCCGTTGCAGCCGGCGGCCGGCCCGCAGACGGGCGTCGGCCCGATCTCGGCGGCGCCGTGGGGTTCGGCCGGCATCCTGCCGATCTCGTGGTCGTACGTCCGGCTGATGGGCGGCGAAGGGCTCAAGCGCGCCACGCAGGTGGCCGTGCTGTCCGCCAACTACATCGCCAAGCGCCTGGAGCCGCACTTCCCGGTGCTGTACACCGGGCCGGGCGGGCTGGTCGCACACGAGTGCATCATCGACCTGCGTCCGCTGACCAAGGCGACCGGCGTCAGCGTCGACGACGTGGCCAAGCGGCTGATCGACTACGGCTTCCACGCGCCGACGATGTCCTTCCCGGTGGCCGGGACGCTGATGATCGAGCCGACCGAGTCCGAGGACCTCGCCGAGCTGGACCGTTTCTGCGAGGCGATGATCGCCATCCGCGGGGAGATCGAGAAGGTCGGCTCCGGTGCCTGGTCCGCGGACGACAACCCGCTGCGGGGCGCGCCGCACACCGCCGGTGCGCTGGGCGGCGACTGGGACCACGGGTACTCCCGCGAGGAGGCCGTCTTCCCGGCCGGGGTGTCCGCCGCCGACAAGTACTGGCCGCCGGTGCGCCGTATCGACCAGGCCTTCGGTGACCGGAACCTGGTCTGCTCCTGCCCGCCGTTGGACGCCTACGAGGACTGA
- a CDS encoding ABC transporter ATP-binding protein — MTDTGERATMEPTGGQTPRDGLDARLVVDRGTFRLDVALTAAPGDVVALLGPNGAGKSTALRALAGLEPLTDGRLHLDGTPLDRTPPESRPVGVVFQDYLLFPNLSALDNVAFGPRCGGASRAQARARATVWLERMGLADQADTKPRRLSGGQAQRVALARALATNPRLLLLDEPLAALDARTRLEVRAQLRRHLAEFEAVAVLVTHDPLDAMVLADRLVVVEDGRVVQEGGPADIARRPRTDYIARLVGLNLYRGTADGHTVRFDSGPSVTTTEDLSGPVFVAFPPGAVTLYGERPTGSSARNLWRCEVAGLETHGDQIRVDLTGELPLAADLTTVAAAELGLHPGAPVWATVKATQTHAYPA, encoded by the coding sequence ATGACCGACACCGGGGAACGGGCCACCATGGAACCCACCGGCGGGCAGACGCCCCGCGACGGCCTCGACGCCCGTCTCGTGGTGGACCGCGGCACCTTCCGCCTGGACGTCGCCCTCACCGCCGCGCCCGGCGACGTCGTCGCCCTGCTCGGCCCCAACGGCGCCGGGAAGAGCACCGCCCTGCGCGCCCTCGCCGGCCTGGAACCGCTCACGGACGGCCGTCTGCACCTCGACGGCACCCCGCTCGACCGTACGCCGCCCGAGTCCCGCCCGGTCGGCGTGGTCTTCCAGGACTACCTGCTCTTCCCGAACCTCTCCGCCCTCGACAACGTCGCCTTCGGGCCGCGCTGCGGGGGCGCGAGCAGGGCGCAGGCGCGGGCGCGGGCCACCGTGTGGCTGGAGCGCATGGGGCTGGCCGACCAGGCGGACACCAAGCCGCGGCGTCTGTCCGGTGGCCAGGCCCAGCGCGTCGCTCTCGCCCGCGCCCTGGCCACCAACCCCCGGTTGCTGCTGCTGGACGAGCCTCTCGCGGCGCTGGACGCCCGGACCCGGCTGGAGGTGCGGGCCCAGCTCCGCCGCCATCTGGCCGAGTTCGAAGCCGTCGCCGTACTGGTCACGCACGACCCGCTGGACGCCATGGTGCTGGCCGACCGGCTGGTCGTCGTCGAGGACGGCAGGGTCGTCCAGGAAGGCGGCCCCGCGGACATCGCCCGCCGCCCCCGCACGGACTACATCGCCCGGCTCGTCGGCCTGAACCTCTACCGCGGAACCGCCGACGGCCACACCGTGCGCTTCGACTCCGGCCCCTCCGTCACCACCACCGAGGACCTCTCCGGCCCGGTCTTCGTGGCGTTCCCGCCCGGCGCCGTGACCCTGTACGGGGAGCGCCCCACCGGCTCCAGCGCCCGCAATCTGTGGCGTTGCGAGGTCGCCGGCCTGGAGACGCACGGCGACCAGATCCGCGTGGACCTCACCGGGGAACTCCCGCTCGCCGCGGACCTCACCACGGTCGCCGCGGCCGAGCTGGGCCTCCACCCGGGCGCACCGGTGTGGGCGACGGTCAAGGCGACGCAGACACACGCATACCCGGCGTAG
- a CDS encoding DNA polymerase IV yields the protein MRTAPTILHLDMDAFFASVEQASKPSLRGKAVVVGGLGPRGVVATCSYEARVFGVHSAMPMGQARRLAPHAAYLVPRFELYRSISEQVMRLLRALSPLVEPLSLDEAFVDLEAGGAAWDAASARLAGARLRTDIRAFTGLTGSVGLAASKMLAKIASEEAKPDGLVLIRPGTERAMLEPMSVRTLPGVGPATGDHLRRAGITTVGELAEAGEDELVRLLGKAHGHALYAMALARDDRPVVSERETKSVSVEDTYDVDIHDRVRVGVEVGRLAERCVRRLRGSGLSGRTIVLKVRRFDFSTLTRSETLRGPTDDPAVVREAAARLLDSVDTTGGVRLLGVGVSGLADYTQEDLFAQAAGDRSGELAEEPEPAEERHAPAPTERRWPPGHDVRHREYGHGWVQGSGLGRVTVRFETPYSQVGRVRTFPVDDPDLTPADPLPLVPAVPRGPGDAGAAPAESGPETEAGAGASGYERPAPGW from the coding sequence GTGAGAACCGCGCCCACGATCCTGCATCTCGACATGGACGCCTTCTTCGCCTCGGTGGAGCAGGCGTCCAAGCCGAGCCTGCGCGGGAAGGCCGTGGTCGTGGGCGGTCTGGGGCCGCGCGGGGTGGTCGCCACCTGCTCGTACGAGGCGCGGGTCTTCGGCGTGCACTCGGCGATGCCCATGGGCCAGGCCCGGCGGCTGGCGCCCCACGCCGCGTACCTCGTGCCGCGCTTCGAGCTCTACCGGTCGATCAGCGAGCAGGTGATGCGGCTGCTGCGGGCGCTGTCGCCCCTCGTGGAGCCGCTGAGCCTGGACGAGGCGTTCGTGGACCTGGAGGCCGGTGGGGCGGCCTGGGACGCGGCGTCGGCGCGGCTGGCCGGTGCGCGGCTGCGCACGGACATCCGCGCCTTCACCGGCCTCACCGGATCGGTGGGACTCGCGGCTTCCAAGATGCTGGCCAAGATCGCCTCGGAGGAGGCCAAGCCGGACGGCCTGGTCCTGATCCGGCCGGGCACGGAGCGGGCCATGCTGGAGCCGATGTCCGTGCGCACGCTGCCCGGGGTGGGGCCGGCGACCGGCGACCACCTGCGGCGCGCCGGGATCACCACGGTCGGCGAGCTGGCGGAGGCGGGTGAGGACGAGCTCGTACGGCTGCTGGGCAAGGCGCACGGGCACGCTCTGTACGCCATGGCCCTGGCCCGCGACGACCGGCCGGTGGTGTCGGAGCGGGAGACGAAGTCGGTGTCGGTCGAGGACACCTACGACGTGGACATCCACGACCGGGTGCGGGTCGGTGTGGAGGTGGGACGGCTGGCGGAGCGGTGTGTGCGGCGGCTTCGCGGGTCGGGGCTCTCCGGGCGGACGATCGTGCTCAAGGTGCGCAGGTTCGACTTCTCCACGCTGACGCGGTCCGAGACCCTGCGCGGGCCCACGGACGATCCGGCGGTGGTGCGCGAGGCGGCGGCCCGGCTGCTGGACTCGGTGGACACCACGGGCGGTGTACGGCTGCTGGGGGTCGGCGTCAGCGGGCTGGCCGACTACACGCAGGAGGACCTGTTCGCGCAGGCGGCCGGGGACCGCTCCGGCGAACTCGCCGAGGAGCCCGAGCCCGCCGAGGAGAGACACGCGCCGGCGCCCACCGAGCGACGGTGGCCGCCGGGGCACGACGTGCGGCACAGGGAGTACGGGCACGGGTGGGTGCAGGGCAGCGGACTGGGGCGGGTCACCGTGCGGTTCGAAACGCCGTACTCGCAGGTCGGACGGGTACGGACCTTCCCGGTGGACGATCCGGATCTGACGCCGGCGGATCCGCTGCCGCTGGTTCCGGCCGTGCCGCGAGGACCCGGGGACGCGGGGGCCGCCCCCGCCGAGTCGGGCCCGGAGACGGAGGCGGGCGCCGGTGCGTCGGGGTACGAGCGTCCGGCTCCCGGTTGGTGA
- a CDS encoding FHA domain-containing protein, producing MKLFAKLFGKSAREGSDNATARHRAQPDAEGRRPMFRDQVGPGGDISGGQGAPSVDPAQSGGIGFGQPSTSGTGGGFPPGPYASNAPAGQPRQEDPSMSALVCTRCGNRNAENSRFCSNCGAPLRAGAVPERASETTSTISISGLEAYDAEVTGQTAVPALSPEAQAAVDALPLGSALLVVRRGPNSGSRFLLDGELTTAGRHPQSDIFLDDVTVSRRHVEFRRSPDGSFTVADVGSLNGTYVNRERIDQVALSNGDEVQIGKYRLVFYASQRGY from the coding sequence GTGAAGTTGTTTGCGAAGTTGTTCGGCAAGAGCGCGCGAGAGGGCAGCGACAACGCGACCGCGCGCCATCGCGCACAGCCCGACGCGGAGGGCCGACGCCCGATGTTCCGGGACCAGGTGGGTCCGGGCGGGGACATTTCGGGTGGTCAGGGCGCGCCGTCTGTTGACCCTGCACAGTCCGGCGGCATAGGTTTCGGACAACCGTCGACCTCAGGTACGGGTGGAGGGTTTCCCCCGGGCCCGTACGCGTCGAACGCCCCGGCGGGGCAGCCGCGGCAGGAGGATCCGTCCATGTCGGCCCTGGTGTGCACGAGGTGCGGTAACCGCAACGCGGAGAACAGCCGCTTCTGCTCCAACTGCGGTGCGCCGCTGCGTGCCGGAGCGGTCCCGGAGCGTGCGTCCGAGACGACCTCCACGATCTCCATCTCCGGCCTGGAGGCGTACGACGCCGAGGTCACCGGCCAGACCGCGGTCCCGGCTCTCTCGCCCGAGGCGCAGGCCGCCGTCGACGCGCTGCCGCTGGGCTCCGCGCTCCTGGTGGTGCGCCGTGGCCCGAACTCGGGCAGCCGCTTCCTGCTGGACGGCGAGCTGACCACCGCCGGGCGCCACCCGCAGAGCGACATCTTCCTGGACGACGTGACGGTCTCCCGCCGCCACGTCGAGTTCCGCCGCAGTCCGGACGGTTCGTTCACGGTGGCCGACGTCGGCAGCCTGAACGGCACGTACGTCAACCGCGAGCGCATCGACCAGGTCGCCCTGTCGAACGGCGACGAGGTGCAGATCGGCAAGTACCGGCTGGTCTTCTACGCGAGCCAGCGGGGTTACTGA
- the modA gene encoding molybdate ABC transporter substrate-binding protein, which produces MKTRSVPRNRRVRRTLRASGAGAAVLLALGACSSSSGSDPASDSAGSASSSGAKVSGQVTVFAAASLKESFTALGDRFEKQHPGTEVAFNFGGSDTLAASITSGAPADVFASASPKTMAVVTDAGAAASTPSTFVRNELEIATLPGNPDRIASLKDLTASGLKVVLCDEAVPCGAAARKALKAGGLELTPVSYEQDVKSALTKIELKEADAAVVYKTDVKAAGGKVTGVPFPEAARAVNDYPIVLLDDAPNSVAGKAFIELVKSAEGQRVLTGAGFRTP; this is translated from the coding sequence GTGAAGACCCGTTCCGTGCCCAGGAACCGCCGTGTCCGCCGGACCCTGCGGGCGAGCGGCGCGGGGGCCGCCGTGCTGCTGGCGCTGGGCGCCTGCTCGTCGTCCTCCGGCTCGGACCCGGCCTCGGACTCGGCCGGCTCCGCGTCGTCGTCCGGCGCGAAGGTCTCCGGCCAGGTCACCGTCTTCGCCGCCGCCTCGCTCAAGGAGAGCTTCACGGCGCTCGGCGACAGGTTCGAGAAGCAGCACCCCGGCACCGAGGTCGCCTTCAACTTCGGTGGCAGCGACACCCTCGCCGCCAGCATCACCAGCGGCGCCCCGGCGGACGTGTTCGCCTCGGCCAGCCCGAAGACGATGGCCGTCGTCACCGACGCCGGCGCCGCCGCCTCGACCCCGTCCACCTTCGTGCGCAACGAGCTGGAGATCGCGACCCTGCCGGGGAACCCCGACCGGATCGCCTCCCTGAAGGACCTCACCGCCTCCGGCCTCAAGGTCGTGCTCTGCGACGAGGCCGTGCCGTGCGGCGCCGCGGCGCGGAAGGCGCTGAAGGCGGGCGGTCTCGAGCTCACGCCGGTCTCGTACGAGCAGGACGTCAAGTCCGCGCTCACCAAGATCGAGCTGAAGGAGGCCGACGCCGCCGTCGTCTACAAGACCGATGTGAAGGCGGCCGGTGGCAAGGTGACCGGCGTGCCCTTCCCCGAGGCCGCCCGGGCCGTCAACGACTACCCGATCGTCCTCCTCGACGACGCTCCCAACTCCGTCGCGGGCAAGGCCTTCATCGAGCTGGTGAAGTCCGCCGAGGGGCAGCGGGTGTTGACCGGAGCCGGGTTCCGCACGCCGTGA
- a CDS encoding bifunctional nuclease family protein, translating into MNELDVVGVRVEMPSNQPIVLLREVGGDRFLPIWIGPGEATAIAFAQQGMSPARPLTHDLFKDVLEAVGQELTEVRITDLRDGVFYAELVFASGVEVSARPSDAIALALRTGTPIYGSDAVLDDAGIAIPDEQEDEVEKFREFLDQISPEDFGTSNQ; encoded by the coding sequence GTGAACGAGCTCGATGTCGTAGGTGTCCGGGTCGAGATGCCCTCCAACCAACCGATCGTGCTGCTGCGCGAGGTGGGAGGCGACCGTTTCCTTCCCATCTGGATCGGGCCGGGGGAGGCGACGGCGATCGCCTTCGCCCAGCAGGGGATGTCCCCCGCGCGGCCGCTGACCCACGACCTGTTCAAGGACGTGCTGGAAGCAGTCGGCCAGGAGCTCACGGAAGTGCGCATCACGGACCTGCGGGACGGGGTCTTCTACGCCGAGCTGGTCTTCGCCAGCGGTGTCGAGGTGAGCGCCAGGCCGTCCGACGCCATAGCGCTCGCCCTGCGCACCGGAACGCCGATCTACGGAAGCGACGCGGTGCTCGACGACGCCGGCATCGCCATCCCGGACGAGCAGGAGGACGAGGTCGAGAAGTTCCGCGAGTTCCTCGACCAGATCTCCCCGGAGGACTTCGGGACCAGCAACCAGTGA